A stretch of Acropora palmata chromosome 9, jaAcrPala1.3, whole genome shotgun sequence DNA encodes these proteins:
- the LOC141892303 gene encoding 2-acylglycerol O-acyltransferase 1-like produces MALVDFAPLRIPLHRRLETAAVALYYYSFFFGALIGTLIILGLFFTSYYPIAIFYLTWAYLIDGKTPEHGGRRSNFMRKLRIWKYFRDYFPITLIKTAELDPSKNYVFGYHPHGILCAGAFCNFATEATDFSSVFPGITPHLLPLMALFKPPLFRDYIMSSGMCDVSRESCEYILTKKGPGNSVVIVVGGAEEAFDAHPGNYSLILKPRRGFIKLAMRTGASLVPVFAFGENELFSQVSNPRGSRLRDIQLKIQRKVAFAPVLFHGRGIFQYTFGLIPYRKPVNVVVGESIPVTKVENPTPEELDHLHSTYIEKLKQLFEDHKAKYNVPESTELIIN; encoded by the exons ATGGCTTTGGTTGACTTTGCACCGCTCCGGATTCCCCTACATCGCCGATTAGAGACGGCAGCCGTCGCGCTATATTACTACTCGTTTTTCTTTGGCGCTTTGATAGGCACTTTGATAATCCTTGGACTGTTTTTTACGTCTTATTATCCTATAGCGATCTTTTATTTAACATGGGCCTATCTCATCGACGGAAAGACACCGGAGCATGGAGGACGAAGATCGAACTTCATGAGAAAACTTCGAATTTGGAAGTATTTTCGAGATTACTTTCCAATAACTTTGATCAAAACAGCGGAACTTGACCCGAGCAAAAATTACGTGTTTGGTTACCATCCTCATGGAATTCTCTGCGCAGGAGCCTTTTGCAATTTCGCTACTGAAGCCACGGATTTTAGCAGCGTCTTTCCAGGAATAACTCCACACTTGTTGCCTCTTATGG CTTTATTTAAGCCACCTCTATTCCGTGACTATATTATGAGCAGTGGCATGTGTGATGTTTCTCGCGAGAGCTGTGAGTACATTTTGACCAAGAAAGGACCTGGTAATTCAGTTGTAATTGTGGTGGGAGGAGCTGAGGAGGCATTTGATGCTCACCCTGGAAACTACTCACTGATTCTAAAGCCACGGAGAGGATTTATAAAGCTGGCAATGAGAACTGG TGCTTCCCTAGTTCCAGTCTTTGCATTTGGAGAAAATGAGCTATTCAGCCAAGTCAGTAACCCAAGAGGATCTCGACTGCGTGACATTCAactaaaaattcaaagaaaagtaGCATTTGCACCTGTACTTTTTCATGGCCGAGGAATTTTCCAGTACACCTTTGGATTAATACCATACAGAAAGCCAGTCAATGTCGTTG ttggGGAATCCATTCCTGTGACAAAAGTGGAAAATCCCACTCCTGAGGAGCTTGATCATCTTCATTCTACTTACATTGAAAAATTGAAGCAATTATTTGAAGATCACAAAGCCAAGTACAATGTCCCTGAATCAACTGAACTTATTATTAACTGA
- the LOC141892304 gene encoding 2-acylglycerol O-acyltransferase 1-like yields the protein MTGTDFINSLFVLLLYMIGIGGLNGSLPAVVLYMIYNSQNQWLLAFIILYVTWMFIDWRTPHRGGRKIGLDIIGASFLFRSLKDYFPITLTKTTDLDPKRNYIFGYHPHGVLPDGLVISFGTNLLGFQEMFPGITPHLGAHSLILKAPIIREIALWLRVVDVGLESCRYVLTKMGPGNSVAINIGGAAELLDSCHKDYILTLKRRKKFVKMALETGSPLVPIFGFGQHDKFLQPSFTNFEWLGSYKSTNRTFVEKWLKIFAKGNVIPFCGKCIPYLPNDKPVAVVVGTPIHVQRVESPNDEQIEQLHNKYVEGLKQLFEVNRDKYGVPRDTKLIIQ from the exons ATGACTGGCACTGATTTCATCAACTCTCTTTTTGTACTTCTCCTTTACATGATCGGAATAGGTGGACTGAATGGTAGTCTCCCAGCAGTAGTGTTGTATATGATCTACAATTCTCAAAATCAGTGGTTGCTTGCCTTCATAATTCTGTACGTGACATGGATGTTTATAGATTGGAGAACACCTCACCGGGGTGGAAGGAAGATAGGTCTAGATATTATAGGGGCATCTTTTCTATTCAGAAGCCTTAAAGATTATTTCCCTATTACATTGACGAAAACAACTGACCTCGATCCCAAGAGGAACTATATTTTCGGCTATCATCCTCATGGAGTCCTCCCCGATGGTTTGGTGATCAGTTTTGGAACGAATCTGCTTGGATTTCAGGAGATGTTTCCTGGTATTACGCCGCACTTAGGAGCACATTCTT TAATTCTTAAGGCTCCTATCATACGTGAAATTGCCCTGTGGCTGAGAGTTGTAGATGTGGGTTTGGAGAGTTGCCGATACGTCCTCACAAAAATGGGTCCAGGAAATTCGGTTGCCATAAATATAGGAGGAGCAGCAGAGCTTCTAGACTCGTGTCATAAAGATTATATTTTAACTTTGAAGAGGCGTAAGaagtttgtcaaaatggcATTGGAGACAGG ATCTCCTCTAGTTCCTATTTTTGGATTTGGACAACATGACAAATTCTTGCAACCTTCCTTCACAAACTTTGAGTGGCTTGGAAGCTACAAAAGCACCAATCGCACATTTGTTGAGAAATGGTTGAAAATATTTGCCAAAGGAAATGTGATCCCTTTCTGTGGCAAATGCATTCCTTACCTTCCAAATGACAAACCAGTGGCTGTTGTAG ttggCACACCAATTCATGTGCAGAGGGTAGAGAGTCCTAATGATGAGCAAATAGAACAACTTCATAATAAGTATGTAGAGGGATTGAAACAGTTGTTTGAAGTAAATCGTGACAAATATGGTGTACCACGAGACACAAAACTTATTATTCAGTAG